In Musa acuminata AAA Group cultivar baxijiao chromosome BXJ2-8, Cavendish_Baxijiao_AAA, whole genome shotgun sequence, one genomic interval encodes:
- the LOC135620376 gene encoding cysteine proteinase inhibitor 1-like, giving the protein MRPLVPLLFLLLSAVVSTSHALASAPSSRKALGGWTPIKNTDDPHVREIAEFAIAEHNKQANASLALSKVVKGETQVVAGTNYRLVLQVKDASGARVKYQAVVWEKPWENFRQLTSFKLVKS; this is encoded by the coding sequence ATGAGACCCCTTGTacctcttctctttctcctcctctccgCCGTCGTCTCTACCTCTCACGCTCTCGCTTCCGCCCCGTCTTCCCGGAAGGCTCTCGGTGGCTGGACCCCCATCAAGAACACCGACGACCCCCACGTCCGCGAGATCGCCGAGTTCGCCATCGCCGAGCACAACAAGCAGGCGAATGCCAGTCTCGCCTTGAGCAAGGTGGTGAAGGGCGAGACGCAGGTGGTGGCCGGGACGAACTACCGCCTGGTGCTGCAGGTGAAAGATGCAAGCGGCGCGCGTGTGAAGTACCAGGCGGTGGTGTGGGAGAAGCCATGGGAGAACTTCCGCCAGCTCACCTCCTTCAAGCTGGTCAAGAGCTAA
- the LOC103974105 gene encoding calcium-dependent protein kinase 16 isoform X1, whose product MGNCCRSPAAVAREDVSTHFHHELSAGKNNLHRGGGGGTAAGHSKRLTVLSRDVRSAGGIEEKYVLDRELGRGEFGVTYLCMDRDTRELLACKTISKRKLRTAVDVEDVRREVAIMRHLPRSPSIVTLREAREDDGAVHLVMELCEGGELFDRIVARGHYTERAAAAVTRTIVEVVQLCHLHGVIHRDLKPENFLFASKKENSPLKAIDFGLSIFFKPGESFSEIVGSPYYMAPEVLKRNYGPEIDIWSAGVILYILLCGVPPFWAETEQGVAQAILRGLIDFKREPWPSVSENAKNLVRQMLEHDPKLRLTAKQVLEHPWLQDAKKAPNVPLGDVVKSRLKQFSRMNRFKRRALRVIADHLSTEEVEDIKELFKMMDVDNDGIVSYEELKTGLAKSSSHLVESEVQMLIEAVDATGKGTLDYGEFVAVSIHLQRMANDEHLRRAFSYFDKDENGYIEPEELQEALAEDGAADSIDVANDILQEVDTDKDGRISYDEFVAMMKTGTDWRKASRHYSRGRFNSLSIRLMKDGSLNLGNE is encoded by the exons ATGGGCAACTGCTGCCGTTCGCCAGCGGCCGTCGCCCGAGAGGACGTCAGCACCCACTTCCACCACGAGCTCTCCGCCGGCAAGAACAATCTCCACCGCGGCGGCGGTGGGGGGACCGCCGCCGGCCACTCCAAGCGGCTGACCGTCCTCAGCCGCGACGTGAGGTCGGCCGGCGGGATCGAGGAGAAGTATGTACTCGATCGTGAGCTTGGCCGCGGCGAGTTCGGCGTCACCTACCTCTGCATGGACCGGGACACCAGGGAGCTGCTCGCGTGCAAGACGATCTCGAAGCGCAAGCTCCGGACGGCGGTGGACGTCGAGGACGTGCGGCGGGAGGTGGCCATCATGCGCCACCTCCCTCGGAGCCCCAGCATTGTGACCCTGCGCGAGGCGCGGGAGGACGACGGCGCCGTTCACCTGGTGATGGAGCTCTGTGAGGGCGGGGAGCTCTTCGATCGGATCGTGGCGAGGGGGCACTATACGGAAAGGGCGGCCGCGGCCGTGACCAGGACGATCGTCGAGGTCGTGCAGCTGTGTCACCTGCACGGCGTGATCCATCGCGACCTCAAGCCGGAGAACTTTCTCTTTGCTAGCAAGAAGGAGAATTCGCCCTTGAAGGCCATCGATTTTGGGCTGTCCATCTTCTTTAAACCCG GTGAAAGTTTTTCTGAGATTGTTGGTAGTCCATATTACATGGCACCTGAAGTTCTAAAGCGGAATTATGGACCAGAAATAGATATATGGAGTGCTGGAGTTATTCTCTATATTCTATTATGTGGGGTTCCCCCATTTTGGGCAG AAACTGAACAGGGAGTTGCCCAAGCTATTCTGCGGGGGCTTATCGATTTCAAACGTGAACCATGGCCAAGTGTTTCAGAAAATGCGAAGAATCTTGTTCGGCAAATGTTGGAACATGACCCAAAGCTTAGGCTAACTGCAAAGCAAGTGCTTG AACATCCTTGGCTTCAAGATGCTAAAAAAGCTCCAAATGTACCTCTAGGGGATGTGGTTAAGTCGAGGCTCAAACAATTTTCAAGGATGAATCGTTTCAAGAGGAGAGCTTTAAGG GTTATCGCTGATCATTTATCCACTGAAGAAGTTGAAGATATAAAAGAGCTTTTTAAGATGATGGATGTTGACAATGATGGTATTGTTTCATATGAGGAACTCAAAACTGGGCTTGCAAAATCCAGTTCCCATCTTGTGGAGTCTGAAGTGCAGATGCTAATTGAAGCT GTGGATGCCACTGGTAAAGGAACCCTAGACTATGGAGAGTTTGTTGCGGTATCTATTCATTTACAAAGGATGGCTAATGACGAGCATCTCAGAAGAGCCTTCTCATATTTTGACAAGGATGAGAATGGCTATATCGAGCCAGAGGAGCTTCAGGAGGCATTGGCGGAAGATGGAGCTGCTGACAGCATTGATGTGGCGAATGATATTTTACAAGAAGTTGACACTGACAAG GACGGACGAATTAGCTATGATGAATTCGTGGCAATGATGAAAACTGGAACAGACTGGAGAAAGGCTTCACGCCACTACTCGAGAGGGAGGTTCAATAGTCTGAGCATCAGACTAATGAAGGACGGGTCTCTAAACTTGGGCAATGAGTAA
- the LOC103974105 gene encoding calcium-dependent protein kinase 16 isoform X2: MGNCCRSPAAVAREDVSTHFHHELSAGKNNLHRGGGGGTAAGHSKRLTVLSRDVRSAGGIEEKYVLDRELGRGEFGVTYLCMDRDTRELLACKTISKRKLRTAVDVEDVRREVAIMRHLPRSPSIVTLREAREDDGAVHLVMELCEGGELFDRIVARGHYTERAAAAVTRTIVEVVQLCHLHGVIHRDLKPENFLFASKKENSPLKAIDFGLSIFFKPGESFSEIVGSPYYMAPEVLKRNYGPEIDIWSAGVILYILLCGVPPFWAETEQGVAQAILRGLIDFKREPWPSVSENAKNLVRQMLEHDPKLRLTAKQVLEHPWLQDAKKAPNVPLGDVVKSRLKQFSRMNRFKRRALRVIADHLSTEEVEDIKELFKMMDVDNDGIVSYEELKTGLAKSSSHLVESEVQMLIEALIRTAVNRIVKALDCQRCLLYQLGEVQSLQD; this comes from the exons ATGGGCAACTGCTGCCGTTCGCCAGCGGCCGTCGCCCGAGAGGACGTCAGCACCCACTTCCACCACGAGCTCTCCGCCGGCAAGAACAATCTCCACCGCGGCGGCGGTGGGGGGACCGCCGCCGGCCACTCCAAGCGGCTGACCGTCCTCAGCCGCGACGTGAGGTCGGCCGGCGGGATCGAGGAGAAGTATGTACTCGATCGTGAGCTTGGCCGCGGCGAGTTCGGCGTCACCTACCTCTGCATGGACCGGGACACCAGGGAGCTGCTCGCGTGCAAGACGATCTCGAAGCGCAAGCTCCGGACGGCGGTGGACGTCGAGGACGTGCGGCGGGAGGTGGCCATCATGCGCCACCTCCCTCGGAGCCCCAGCATTGTGACCCTGCGCGAGGCGCGGGAGGACGACGGCGCCGTTCACCTGGTGATGGAGCTCTGTGAGGGCGGGGAGCTCTTCGATCGGATCGTGGCGAGGGGGCACTATACGGAAAGGGCGGCCGCGGCCGTGACCAGGACGATCGTCGAGGTCGTGCAGCTGTGTCACCTGCACGGCGTGATCCATCGCGACCTCAAGCCGGAGAACTTTCTCTTTGCTAGCAAGAAGGAGAATTCGCCCTTGAAGGCCATCGATTTTGGGCTGTCCATCTTCTTTAAACCCG GTGAAAGTTTTTCTGAGATTGTTGGTAGTCCATATTACATGGCACCTGAAGTTCTAAAGCGGAATTATGGACCAGAAATAGATATATGGAGTGCTGGAGTTATTCTCTATATTCTATTATGTGGGGTTCCCCCATTTTGGGCAG AAACTGAACAGGGAGTTGCCCAAGCTATTCTGCGGGGGCTTATCGATTTCAAACGTGAACCATGGCCAAGTGTTTCAGAAAATGCGAAGAATCTTGTTCGGCAAATGTTGGAACATGACCCAAAGCTTAGGCTAACTGCAAAGCAAGTGCTTG AACATCCTTGGCTTCAAGATGCTAAAAAAGCTCCAAATGTACCTCTAGGGGATGTGGTTAAGTCGAGGCTCAAACAATTTTCAAGGATGAATCGTTTCAAGAGGAGAGCTTTAAGG GTTATCGCTGATCATTTATCCACTGAAGAAGTTGAAGATATAAAAGAGCTTTTTAAGATGATGGATGTTGACAATGATGGTATTGTTTCATATGAGGAACTCAAAACTGGGCTTGCAAAATCCAGTTCCCATCTTGTGGAGTCTGAAGTGCAGATGCTAATTGAAGCT TTGATACGGACTGCAGTCAACAGAATTGTCAAGGCTCTGGACTGTCAAAGGTGCCTCTTATACCAATTAGGGGAGGTTCAAAGCCTACAAGACTAG